One Lycium barbarum isolate Lr01 chromosome 5, ASM1917538v2, whole genome shotgun sequence genomic window carries:
- the LOC132639642 gene encoding uncharacterized protein LOC132639642, whose amino-acid sequence METISDTSMAFVGHTTDNDDEEEDYDTQVLAGESQSPANIEDFSQFAVQFIGQMEESSSSTKDKGGGGVGGRKRVKGGKGAAKLRIGSWNIGTLTGKSIELAKILEKRKISIACVQKSRWVGDRARDVDGFKLWFSGGPKGKNGVGILVDRELRVLVVGVKKVSDRLMTIKIVVGGHTLNVVSAYAPQAGQDEEIKRRFWEDLDEVVWGFPHSEKLFLGGDFNGHIGSSARGYGDVHGGFGFGDRNERGTALLDFARAFNLVIANSSF is encoded by the exons ATGGAAACCATTTCTGATACATCAATGGCATTTGTTGGTCATACCactgataatgatgatgaagaagaagactaTGATACTCAAGTCTTAGCAGGAGAATCTCAAAGTCCAGCTAATATAGAGGACTTTTCACAATTTGCGGTTCAATTCATTGGCCAAATGGAAGAATCTTCCAGCTCTACAAAAGACAAG GGAGGAGGAGGGGTGGGAGGTAGGAAGAGGGTTAAGGGCGGAAAGGGAGCAGCCAAGCTGAGAATTGGGTCCTGGAACATTGGCACCCTGACGGGGAAGTCTATAGAGTTGGCGAAGATTCTTGAGAAGAGGAAGATCAGCATAGCATGTGTCCAGAAGTCTAGATGGGTGGGAGATAGGGCCCGGGATGTAGATGGGTTTAAGTTATGGTTCTCAGGAGGCCCGAAGGGCAAGAACGGAGTTGGCATTCTAGTTGATAGAGAGCTCCGTGTTCTGGTGGTAGGGGTCAAGAAGGTGAGTGATAGGCTGATGACTATTAAGATAgtagttggagggcatactttaAACGTGGTTAGTGCTTACGCACCGCAGGCGGGCCAGGATGAGGAGATCAAAAGGCGAttctgggaggatttggacgaggtTGTATGGGGTTTTCCGCACTCAGAGAAGCTTTTTCTTGGTGGTGATTTCAATGGCCACATTGGGTCGTCGGCTAGGGGATACggtgatgtgcatggaggcttcgGGTTTGGGGATAGAAATGAGAGAGGTACGGCACTGTTGGATTTCGCCAGAGCTTTCAATTTGGTGATAGCGAACTCTAGTTTTTAG
- the LOC132639643 gene encoding uncharacterized mitochondrial protein AtMg00810-like, whose product MKIPLGLSVTAPPDVPMGCKLKNSPYGLKQASRQWFAKLSSSLESRGYTPSKNDSSTFTKVSDGSIIVLGVFVDDILLAGNNDSEMLDLKSFLDYQFKIKDLGSVHYFLGLEITKVSQGFIINQHKYTIGLLTEFHCLDAKPTLTPLDPHHKLSSDSGDALPDPSLYRRLVSKLNFLQHTRPDISYSVQHLSQFLVSPKVPHMLTGLHVLRYLLNDPAQGILLNNSTDFSLQAYSDSDWAACPMSRRSVTGFFVLLGGCPISWKSKKQPTVSLSSAEAEYRALRKVVAELVWLGRLLGDMGLVVKSPVPVYCDSQAALHIARNPVFHERTKHIEIDCHYVRDILSSGYISLHHVCSSDQLADVLTKSLTGVPHHRLMCKLGVHSPSSLIEELYAYGDLLSFFQQKVLGLVDCHITGL is encoded by the exons ATGAAGATCCCACTTGGATTGTCTGTTACTGCCCCTCCTGATGTCCCTATGGGTTGCAAACTGAAAAATTCCCCCTATGGTCTTAAGCAAGCTTCCAGACAATGGTTTGCTAAGCTCTCTTCTTCTTTGGAATCCAGAGGCTACACACCTAGCAAAAATGATTCTTCAACTTTCACTAAGGTTTCTGATGGTTCTATTATTGTTTTGGGTGTTTTTGTTGATGACATCCTACTAGCTGGGAACAATGACTCTGAAATGCTTGATCTCAAGTCCTTTCTAgactaccaattcaagatcaagGACCTTGGTTCAGTTCATTACTTCCTTGGTCTGGAGATCACCAAGGTTTCACAAGGTTTCATCATCAATCAACATAAATATACAATTGGCCTCCTAACTGAATTCCACTGTTTGGATGCAAAACCAACCCTTACCCCTCTTGATCCACATCACAAATTATCGTCTGATTCTGGTGATGCTCTTCCTGATCCTTCTTTATACAGAAGACTTGTTAGCAAGCTTAATTTCCTACAACACACAAGACCAGATATATCTTATTCTGTCCAGCATCTTAGTCAATTTTTGGTCTCTCCTAAGGTGCCACACATGCTTACTGGGCTTCATGTTCTTAGATACTTGTTGAATGATCCTGCTCAGGGCATATTGTTGAACAACTCTACTGATTTCTCCTTACAAGCATACTCAGATTCTGATTGGGCTGCCTGCCCCATGTCTAGAAGGTCAGTGACTGGGTTCTTTGTTCTTCTTGGTGGTTGTCCTATTTCTTGGAAGTCCAAAAAGCAGCCTACTGTGTCTTTGTCCTCAGCTGAGGCAGAGTACAGGGCTTTGCGAAAAGTTGTTGCAGAGTTGGTTTGGCTTGGGCGTCTGTTGGGTGATATGGGTCTTGTTGTGAAGTCGCCAGTGCCAGTTTATTGTGACAGCCAAGCTGCCCTCCATATTGCCAGAAATCCTGTTTTCCACGAACGTACTAAGCATATTGAGATAGACTGTCACTACGTTAGGGACATACTTTCCTCCGGTTATATTTCACTTCATCATGTGTGTTCCTCTGATCAACTTGCAGATGTGTTGACAAAGTCTCTCACGGGTGTTCCTCATCACCGCCTGATGTGCAAGCTGGGTGTGCACTCACCCTCCAgcttg ATCGAAGAATTGTATGCTTATGGGGACCTTCTTAGCTTCTTTCAGCAAAAGGTACTCGGTCTTGTGGACTGCCACATCACTGGCCTCTGA